The Thermodesulfobacteriota bacterium genome has a window encoding:
- a CDS encoding type 1 glutamine amidotransferase domain-containing protein: MSKKVLCVLSEFGYWGEELIGPLETLDKAGYQVVFATPKGRRAHALPPSMDPAYVDPPLGKPVTSAEMAAKVSAVDSSTRLDQPLNLSQILPERPYPSSATFIRDFEAYNDALDMALAGILADYAALLMVGGSGPQVDMVNNQRLHDLILGFHRADKPIAAECYAVTCLAFARDYHLRKSIIWGKHVTGHPLEYDYKDGNGFLGVDFNMGPPPYPLEFILRDAVGPKGQFHGNVGRKISAIVDYPFITGRSTADSYRTGELLVQVLEQGLRRYGW, translated from the coding sequence ATGAGCAAGAAGGTCCTCTGCGTGCTGTCTGAATTCGGCTACTGGGGTGAGGAGCTGATCGGACCCCTGGAGACCCTGGACAAGGCAGGCTACCAGGTGGTGTTCGCCACCCCCAAGGGCCGGCGGGCCCATGCCCTGCCGCCCAGCATGGATCCGGCGTACGTGGATCCGCCCCTGGGCAAGCCGGTGACCTCGGCGGAGATGGCGGCCAAGGTCTCGGCGGTGGACAGCTCCACCCGCCTGGACCAGCCCCTCAATCTGTCCCAGATCCTGCCCGAGCGGCCCTACCCCAGCTCCGCCACCTTCATCCGGGATTTCGAGGCGTACAACGATGCCCTGGACATGGCCCTGGCCGGCATCCTTGCCGACTACGCTGCACTCCTCATGGTGGGAGGCAGCGGCCCCCAGGTGGACATGGTCAACAACCAGCGGCTGCACGATCTCATCCTCGGCTTCCACCGCGCCGACAAGCCCATCGCCGCCGAGTGCTATGCCGTGACCTGCCTGGCCTTTGCCCGGGACTACCATCTCCGCAAGAGCATCATCTGGGGCAAGCACGTCACCGGCCATCCCCTGGAATACGACTACAAGGATGGCAACGGCTTCCTCGGCGTCGATTTCAACATGGGGCCGCCGCCCTACCCCCTTGAATTCATCCTCCGGGATGCGGTGGGGCCCAAGGGTCAGTTCCACGGCAACGTTGGCCGCAAGATCTCGGCCATTGTCGACTACCCGTTCATCACCGGCCGCTCCACCGCCGACTCGTACAGGACCGGCGAGCTCCTGGTGCAGGTGCTGGAACAGGGCCTGCGCCGGTACGGCTGGTGA
- a CDS encoding MBL fold metallo-hydrolase, with translation MGAFVPVIHRFEATVASFFVNAFLVETEHGVVAIDATLAISSSAALRRKIDEEIRKPLLAVLVTHGHPDHYTGLVELTRGLDVPIIATQGTLDFARAEDKEKEKTAILIFGDDYPRQRIFPNTIVSDGYQATFDGVTFSLQDYGPGESDADSIWILDSDGVKHVFLGDIVHNHMHCFFRDGHALAWISNLERLTRDFDHRAILYTSHGEPAGTEIAFWHKGYIEAFLCALKSMLGNRDRLTDPEKQALVGKMQAYLPNDKTLFLLTYELDETVKLLRSRGIV, from the coding sequence GTGGGAGCCTTTGTGCCTGTTATCCATCGCTTCGAGGCAACGGTCGCCAGCTTCTTTGTCAACGCCTTCCTGGTGGAGACCGAGCACGGCGTGGTGGCCATCGACGCCACCCTGGCGATCTCGTCCAGCGCCGCCCTGCGCCGCAAGATCGATGAGGAGATCAGAAAACCGCTCCTGGCCGTTCTCGTCACCCACGGTCATCCCGACCACTACACCGGCCTGGTCGAGCTGACCCGCGGCCTGGACGTGCCGATCATCGCTACCCAAGGCACCCTGGATTTCGCCCGAGCCGAGGACAAAGAAAAAGAAAAGACCGCCATCCTCATCTTCGGCGACGACTACCCCCGGCAGCGGATCTTTCCCAACACCATCGTCAGCGACGGCTACCAGGCGACCTTCGATGGCGTCACCTTCAGCCTCCAGGACTATGGTCCCGGCGAGTCGGACGCGGATTCCATCTGGATCCTCGATAGCGATGGGGTCAAGCACGTCTTTCTGGGTGACATCGTCCACAACCACATGCACTGCTTCTTCCGGGACGGCCATGCCCTCGCCTGGATCAGCAATCTGGAACGGCTGACCCGGGACTTCGACCACCGGGCCATTCTCTACACCAGCCACGGCGAGCCGGCGGGCACCGAGATCGCCTTCTGGCACAAGGGCTACATCGAGGCCTTCCTCTGCGCCCTCAAGTCCATGCTGGGAAACCGGGACCGCCTCACGGACCCCGAAAAACAGGCCCTGGTGGGCAAGATGCAGGCCTACCTCCCCAACGACAAGACCCTGTTCCTCCTGACCTACGAGCTGGACGAGACCGTGAAGCTCCTGAGGTCGAGAGGAATCGTCTGA